One window of Cohnella hashimotonis genomic DNA carries:
- the infC gene encoding translation initiation factor IF-3, producing the protein MLLMNEKIKASEVALTGLQGEDLGIVGRDAALAMAKEAKADLVCTSLLSSPPPCKLTARGAAKQSAAQEKKAERIQGGAVKTKELRLTAQIEEHDYETKLRQAEKLLTSGYAVQLTVKLAGAKEGERAKALIERMLKELAQHGSRETGIQVSGKQAAVKVNPA; encoded by the coding sequence ATGCTTTTGATGAACGAAAAAATAAAAGCCTCCGAGGTTGCGCTGACGGGACTGCAGGGGGAGGATCTGGGCATCGTCGGACGGGATGCCGCGCTTGCGATGGCGAAAGAAGCGAAAGCGGACCTCGTTTGCACTTCGCTGCTCAGCAGCCCGCCGCCGTGCAAGCTGACGGCCCGAGGCGCCGCCAAGCAGTCGGCCGCGCAGGAAAAGAAGGCGGAGCGGATTCAGGGCGGCGCGGTCAAGACCAAGGAACTGCGGCTAACCGCGCAGATCGAGGAGCACGACTACGAGACCAAGCTTCGTCAAGCCGAGAAGCTGCTGACTTCGGGATACGCCGTGCAGCTCACGGTCAAGCTGGCAGGCGCCAAAGAAGGCGAGCGCGCCAAGGCACTCATCGAGCGCATGCTGAAGGAGCTCGCGCAGCATGGCTCGCGCGAGACGGGAATCCAAGTCAGCGGCAAACAGGCCGCTGTGAAGGTGAATCCGGCCTGA
- a CDS encoding acyl-CoA dehydrogenase family protein, whose protein sequence is MARHGEWAGLVGEGQHEKRQAFKGNNESGWHAIMGEAGKGITESLLAQVGEVAAVIERDGRLPPEILERIYEERLFKLFVPDELGGRMTPLPEAARIFEQAAYADGSFGWLVTIGSGGGFFAATLPEETAGTLFADRRAVIAGSGHPTGVAKAVPGGYQVSGSWKYCSGAGYASFYTANCIVKRNGNAERPEDNDAGAATASDTGAGAGADTRAGAPQAPEIRSFAFLPEQVEIVRDWNAMGLRATESHTIRVADAFVPEARTFDIVSEPRYEDPIYRYPFLPFAQVSFAAVVLGLGRRFLDEAAALADAKRVEWDRAYAGRYGRASDAIAGRRRLLAAAADRFNGETESSWRTFADTRVLPDEEVRRVGDACVEVARSAVAAAHEIWPKLGMTALMQREAVNRVWRDLHTAAQHGVLNL, encoded by the coding sequence ATGGCGCGGCATGGAGAATGGGCGGGACTGGTTGGAGAAGGGCAGCATGAAAAGAGACAAGCCTTTAAAGGGAACAACGAATCGGGGTGGCACGCAATCATGGGGGAAGCGGGCAAGGGCATTACGGAGTCGCTGCTGGCGCAAGTCGGGGAGGTGGCGGCTGTCATTGAGCGCGACGGCCGGTTGCCGCCGGAGATCCTGGAGCGCATTTACGAGGAACGGCTGTTTAAGCTGTTCGTACCGGACGAGCTGGGCGGGCGTATGACCCCGCTGCCCGAAGCCGCGCGTATATTCGAGCAAGCGGCCTACGCCGACGGCAGCTTCGGCTGGCTCGTGACGATCGGTTCGGGCGGCGGCTTTTTCGCGGCGACGCTGCCGGAGGAGACGGCCGGAACGCTGTTCGCGGACCGACGTGCGGTTATAGCGGGCAGCGGCCATCCGACAGGCGTCGCAAAGGCGGTGCCGGGCGGCTATCAGGTGAGCGGCAGCTGGAAGTATTGTAGCGGGGCGGGGTATGCCAGCTTTTATACCGCAAATTGTATCGTGAAACGGAACGGGAATGCGGAGCGTCCGGAAGACAATGACGCTGGTGCAGCTACTGCTTCTGATACTGGAGCTGGTGCTGGTGCTGATACTCGTGCTGGTGCTCCTCAAGCGCCGGAGATTCGATCTTTCGCCTTTTTGCCGGAGCAGGTGGAAATCGTACGGGACTGGAACGCGATGGGGCTCCGGGCAACGGAAAGCCACACGATTCGTGTCGCGGACGCGTTCGTGCCGGAAGCGCGAACCTTCGATATCGTGTCCGAGCCGAGGTACGAAGATCCGATCTACCGCTATCCGTTTTTGCCGTTCGCGCAGGTTTCGTTTGCTGCGGTCGTTCTTGGGCTGGGGAGGCGTTTCCTCGATGAAGCCGCCGCGCTTGCGGATGCGAAGCGAGTCGAGTGGGACCGCGCTTATGCGGGCAGATACGGACGGGCGTCCGATGCGATCGCGGGTCGGAGAAGGCTGCTGGCGGCGGCTGCCGACCGGTTTAATGGAGAGACCGAATCGTCCTGGCGGACGTTTGCCGATACGCGCGTGCTGCCGGATGAAGAAGTGCGGCGGGTTGGCGACGCTTGTGTCGAAGTGGCCCGCTCGGCCGTTGCAGCCGCGCATGAGATATGGCCGAAGCTGGGCATGACCGCGCTGATGCAGCGGGAGGCGGTCAATCGCGTGTGGCGCGATCTTCACACGGCTGCGCAGCATGGCGTGCTGAATCTTTAA
- a CDS encoding ATP-binding protein, whose protein sequence is MNDISAFLRTFFINVSTMLTLLYLASLLYKYVVYKWSPAWKETLFIVLAIVCGWTTIRFAFHFSDTVMFDMRFLAVIVAPLFVRNRLSILVIGLGIGLARLSFGLNQAALVGCLNVVAMSSLVLFILWLSRRRRWPELRKMVTIIISVNMGNVLFIALFGIIPRRHYLVDIAPGTFLISLFLSFAFMFILREFMSEDKRSHKLKIYTARLEKQYRISEEKGRSLEQAKQELETMYAQVQAASRYKSEFLANMSHELRTPLNSVLVLAQLLEENIDDRLSEEEVGYARIIHHSGKELLGLINDVLDLSKIEAGRLELDRSVFSVRELLGQMDELFRPIAARKRLSFTLRSEPDVPDFLHTDEQRLRQIVSNLLSNALKFTQEGHVRFAVSRVHEGGLLAEGGLAFEVEDTGIGIAANKQEAIFDAFFQADGSISRAYGGTGLGLSIAKQFAVLLGGDIRLESELGRGSRFTLLLPWPALVTSAADTLAPPGRDSAAMEQAASLEESRLQAPKLQEGGRPAASGTSSGVPAAHHLLLVDDDEHNVYSLRVALAAKGFGVVTASSGGEALGLLSGNATIDLVLMDIMMPGMSGLEAISRIRAMPGRKELPIIALTAKAFAEDGDECLQAGADGYMSKPVNVNELVREIGVRIREGRAKGKA, encoded by the coding sequence ATGAACGATATCAGCGCTTTTCTACGAACCTTTTTTATCAACGTCAGCACGATGCTGACGCTCCTTTACCTGGCCAGCTTGCTGTATAAGTATGTCGTCTATAAATGGAGTCCGGCATGGAAAGAAACGTTGTTTATCGTGCTTGCGATCGTGTGCGGCTGGACGACGATTCGGTTCGCGTTCCACTTTTCCGATACGGTCATGTTCGACATGCGCTTTTTGGCGGTCATCGTGGCACCGCTTTTCGTACGGAACCGGCTGTCGATTCTGGTGATCGGACTAGGTATCGGGCTTGCGCGATTGTCCTTCGGGTTAAATCAGGCGGCGCTTGTCGGCTGCCTCAACGTCGTCGCGATGAGCTCGCTCGTCCTCTTTATCCTCTGGCTGTCGCGTCGCAGGCGCTGGCCGGAGCTTCGCAAGATGGTCACGATCATCATATCCGTCAATATGGGCAATGTACTGTTCATCGCGCTGTTCGGCATCATCCCGCGCAGGCACTATCTGGTCGATATCGCGCCGGGCACCTTTCTTATCAGCCTTTTCTTAAGCTTCGCCTTCATGTTCATCCTGCGGGAATTTATGTCGGAGGACAAGCGCTCGCACAAGCTGAAGATTTACACGGCACGTCTGGAAAAGCAATACCGCATCTCGGAGGAAAAAGGGCGCTCGCTCGAGCAGGCGAAGCAGGAGCTGGAGACGATGTATGCCCAGGTGCAGGCTGCATCCCGCTATAAATCCGAATTTCTCGCCAATATGTCGCACGAGCTGCGGACGCCGCTCAATTCGGTGCTTGTGCTGGCGCAGCTGCTCGAGGAGAACATCGACGACCGGCTCAGCGAAGAGGAAGTGGGCTACGCCCGCATCATCCATCACTCCGGCAAGGAGCTGCTCGGCCTCATTAACGACGTGCTGGATCTGTCGAAAATCGAGGCGGGCCGGCTCGAGCTCGACCGTTCGGTGTTCAGCGTGCGCGAGCTCCTGGGCCAGATGGATGAGCTGTTCCGGCCGATTGCGGCACGCAAGCGGCTGTCGTTCACGCTGCGCAGCGAGCCGGACGTCCCCGATTTTTTACATACGGACGAGCAGCGGTTGAGGCAGATTGTCAGCAACCTGTTGTCCAACGCCTTGAAGTTCACGCAAGAAGGCCATGTGCGCTTTGCCGTATCGCGCGTACACGAAGGCGGACTGCTGGCGGAAGGCGGCTTGGCCTTCGAGGTCGAGGATACCGGCATCGGGATCGCGGCGAACAAGCAGGAGGCCATATTCGACGCCTTCTTCCAGGCGGACGGCTCGATCAGCCGCGCATACGGCGGGACCGGGCTCGGCTTGTCCATCGCCAAGCAATTCGCGGTGCTGCTGGGCGGCGATATCCGCCTCGAGAGCGAGCTGGGCCGCGGCAGCCGGTTCACGCTGCTCCTGCCATGGCCGGCGCTGGTCACCTCGGCCGCGGATACGCTGGCGCCGCCGGGACGGGATTCGGCCGCGATGGAACAGGCCGCGTCGCTGGAGGAATCCCGTCTGCAGGCGCCTAAGTTGCAGGAGGGGGGACGTCCTGCGGCGTCCGGCACGTCATCCGGCGTACCTGCGGCGCATCATCTGCTGCTCGTGGACGACGACGAGCACAACGTCTATTCGCTGCGGGTCGCGCTCGCGGCAAAGGGCTTCGGCGTCGTGACCGCCTCCTCCGGGGGCGAGGCGCTGGGTCTGCTGTCCGGCAACGCGACCATCGATCTCGTGCTCATGGACATCATGATGCCCGGCATGAGCGGCCTGGAAGCGATAAGCAGGATCCGGGCGATGCCGGGTCGCAAGGAGCTGCCGATCATCGCCCTCACGGCGAAGGCGTTCGCGGAGGACGGCGACGAATGCCTGCAAGCTGGGGCGGACGGCTATATGTCCAAACCGGTGAACGTAAACGAGCTCGTCCGGGAGATCGGCGTCCGCATACGAGAGGGAAGGGCGAAAGGGAAGGCTTGA
- a CDS encoding DUF445 domain-containing protein, translating into MPGQAKHTAAISLGIMGAGFLATFPVGGWGGALLHGGFEAGLVGGLADWFAVTALFRHPLGIPIPHTALLPRNRDKVVRSLIQAIETELLTKESIVTKTAEFKIGERLLDLLETHREDAAAVAVRVSEFALERLPMDRIVPMLARALESKLRELDTAGLLRKISDEALARGYEEKALAFLIDKAGGLASREETRRQLGVIGAAALQNLQVGGLMGFAVNAFISFMDEEKIGGLLQNAIVGTLAEMQQREDHPLREMLLETLRGAIRNLPESPSVLAELEGWKARLAEGGAIERQLFGWLEGLRVKALDFVREQRFTDDYVLPAISGLLASLRANPQVIELFQTWVQERITGFVERNHWKIGKLVKENIDKLDNDALIEMMEDKIGGDLQWIRVNGAVCGFLIGLALEGINLLA; encoded by the coding sequence ATGCCCGGACAAGCTAAGCATACGGCTGCCATCTCTCTTGGCATCATGGGAGCGGGATTCCTGGCCACGTTCCCGGTCGGAGGCTGGGGCGGCGCGCTGCTCCACGGCGGCTTCGAAGCGGGACTCGTCGGCGGACTTGCCGACTGGTTCGCCGTCACCGCCCTGTTCCGCCATCCGCTCGGGATTCCGATCCCGCATACGGCGCTGCTGCCGCGCAACAGGGACAAAGTCGTCCGCTCGCTTATCCAGGCGATCGAGACGGAGCTGCTCACCAAGGAGAGCATCGTCACCAAGACAGCAGAGTTCAAGATCGGCGAGCGGCTGCTCGATCTGCTGGAGACGCATCGCGAGGACGCCGCCGCCGTGGCCGTTCGCGTGAGCGAATTCGCGCTGGAGCGGCTGCCGATGGACCGGATCGTCCCGATGCTCGCCCGCGCGCTCGAATCGAAGCTGCGCGAGCTCGATACGGCCGGCCTGCTGCGCAAGATCAGCGACGAGGCGCTTGCGAGAGGCTATGAAGAAAAGGCGCTGGCCTTCCTGATCGATAAGGCGGGCGGCCTCGCCTCCCGCGAGGAGACGCGGCGTCAGCTCGGCGTCATCGGCGCGGCTGCGCTGCAGAATCTGCAGGTCGGCGGGCTGATGGGCTTTGCCGTGAACGCGTTTATCTCCTTTATGGATGAAGAGAAGATCGGCGGTCTGCTGCAGAACGCGATCGTCGGCACGCTGGCGGAGATGCAGCAGAGAGAGGACCATCCGCTGCGCGAGATGCTTCTTGAGACGCTGCGGGGGGCCATTCGCAATCTGCCGGAGTCGCCTTCCGTATTGGCCGAGCTCGAAGGCTGGAAGGCGCGGCTGGCGGAAGGCGGGGCGATCGAGCGGCAGCTGTTCGGCTGGCTGGAGGGGCTGCGCGTCAAGGCGCTGGACTTTGTGCGCGAGCAGCGTTTCACCGACGATTATGTATTGCCGGCTATCTCCGGCCTGCTCGCCAGCCTCCGGGCCAACCCGCAGGTGATCGAGCTGTTCCAGACTTGGGTGCAGGAGCGGATCACAGGCTTCGTCGAGCGCAATCACTGGAAGATCGGCAAGCTCGTCAAGGAGAATATCGACAAGCTGGACAACGACGCCTTGATCGAGATGATGGAGGACAAGATCGGCGGCGATCTGCAGTGGATTCGAGTGAACGGCGCCGTCTGCGGGTTTCTCATCGGGCTGGCGCTGGAAGGCATTAATTTGCTCGCTTGA
- a CDS encoding LTA synthase family protein, which translates to MRLWNAMKSKPILWFSMILLLKGALAWFVIFDDGPSWMTVLTEIPFILIVFCLIEWFASKRKLLYYMIANLSITLLYFAVLMYYKYYGVIVTYHALEQADKVTKVGESTYSLLDPYYLLIFIDIVIFAFYMFRPKYIARFTNIGMRKVNRTALLATFIVSAALCIFNIWPNHASMNENKKAEGMGILNYEVYTIFADSTVHEEVIDMKEINQPSIDALKGGEQPANPALWAAAKGKNLIVVQMESFQNFLIGLTIDGQEITPNINKLAAGDFYFNNFYTNVGQGTTSDAEFVVNTSLYVPHHEAATSSDYMDKALPSLPRLMSANGYNTATFHTNSVEFWNRSMLYKAIGFDKYYDQAFYGDDDHIAFGASDEVLYAKTVPELAKMDAEDKPFYAMVISMSAHHPYKIPEAKDKIKLPEEYDGTLVGNYILAQNYADYAMGQFLEELKSSGLWDDSVIVFYGDHQGLPLYSLDNKEKGLMQGIFGREYGYTDMFNIPFIVHAPGVTYPKTFEQTGGQIDVLPTVANLLGVSAKDQIHFGEDLLNRTSNLLPMRHFLPTGSFVNDTSVFLPGVGFEDGTNYNVKDNSISADGSTEAQYNAALRLLNMSDSYVEQLPGLPLDGGPVSGAESK; encoded by the coding sequence ATGCGACTATGGAATGCAATGAAGTCCAAGCCGATCCTGTGGTTTTCTATGATATTGCTCTTAAAGGGCGCCTTGGCTTGGTTCGTCATTTTCGACGACGGCCCGTCCTGGATGACGGTGCTGACCGAGATTCCGTTCATTTTGATCGTTTTCTGTCTGATCGAGTGGTTCGCGTCCAAGCGCAAGCTGCTTTACTACATGATCGCCAACCTGTCGATCACATTGCTCTACTTCGCCGTTCTCATGTATTACAAATACTACGGCGTCATCGTTACGTATCATGCGCTCGAGCAGGCCGACAAGGTGACGAAGGTCGGAGAGAGCACCTACTCGCTGCTTGATCCGTACTACCTGCTGATCTTTATCGATATCGTCATTTTCGCCTTCTATATGTTCCGGCCCAAGTATATCGCCCGATTCACGAACATCGGCATGCGCAAGGTGAACCGCACCGCGCTGCTTGCCACGTTTATCGTATCCGCCGCGCTCTGCATCTTCAACATCTGGCCCAATCACGCCAGCATGAACGAGAATAAGAAGGCAGAGGGCATGGGCATTCTCAATTACGAGGTTTATACGATTTTTGCGGACAGCACGGTGCACGAGGAAGTCATCGACATGAAGGAGATCAACCAACCGTCGATCGACGCGCTCAAGGGCGGAGAGCAGCCCGCGAATCCGGCGCTCTGGGCGGCGGCCAAGGGCAAGAACCTCATCGTCGTTCAGATGGAATCCTTCCAGAACTTCTTGATCGGTCTTACGATCGACGGTCAAGAGATCACGCCTAATATCAACAAGCTGGCAGCTGGCGACTTCTACTTCAACAACTTCTATACCAATGTCGGTCAGGGCACGACGTCGGATGCCGAGTTCGTCGTCAACACGTCGCTCTATGTGCCGCATCACGAAGCCGCTACGTCTTCGGACTATATGGATAAGGCGCTGCCGAGCCTGCCGCGGCTGATGTCGGCCAACGGCTACAACACGGCGACGTTCCATACGAACAGCGTAGAATTTTGGAATCGCTCGATGCTGTACAAGGCGATCGGCTTTGACAAGTATTACGATCAAGCGTTCTACGGCGACGACGACCATATCGCGTTCGGCGCTTCCGACGAAGTGCTGTATGCCAAGACGGTGCCGGAGCTCGCCAAGATGGACGCCGAGGATAAGCCGTTCTACGCGATGGTCATCTCGATGAGCGCGCATCACCCGTACAAGATTCCCGAGGCCAAGGACAAGATCAAGCTGCCTGAGGAGTACGACGGCACGCTTGTCGGCAATTACATTCTGGCTCAGAACTACGCGGACTATGCGATGGGTCAATTCCTTGAGGAGCTGAAGTCCAGCGGTCTGTGGGACGACAGCGTCATCGTGTTCTACGGCGACCACCAGGGCCTGCCGCTGTATTCGCTGGACAACAAGGAAAAGGGACTGATGCAAGGCATTTTCGGCCGGGAGTACGGGTATACGGATATGTTCAACATTCCGTTTATCGTCCACGCGCCGGGCGTCACATATCCCAAGACGTTCGAGCAGACGGGCGGACAGATCGACGTTCTGCCGACGGTCGCCAACCTGCTGGGCGTGTCCGCCAAGGATCAGATCCACTTTGGCGAGGATCTCTTGAACCGTACGAGCAACCTGCTGCCGATGCGGCACTTCCTGCCGACCGGCTCGTTCGTCAACGACACCTCGGTATTCCTGCCGGGCGTCGGCTTCGAGGACGGCACCAACTACAACGTCAAGGATAACAGCATTAGCGCGGACGGCTCGACGGAAGCGCAGTACAACGCGGCGCTTCGCCTGCTGAACATGTCGGACAGCTACGTCGAGCAGCTGCCCGGGCTGCCGCTGGACGGCGGTCCTGTATCGGGCGCCGAATCCAAGTGA
- a CDS encoding ABC transporter substrate-binding protein, with protein sequence MKRISAGILIASLLTVAAGCGNNNNNASPASSEAAPSSASSAPASSAAPSSDAPKKDVTIKVFQFKVEIADALNKMAEQYEKETGVKVDVETHGGGEDYNALLKAEIASGSEPEIFNSEGYAALEPYYDRATDLSGEAWATDVVNSAAAPARVDGKLLGMPMNIEGYGIVYNKDLFAKAGITELPKTLTQLEAAAKKLQDAGITPFSTTNEWWSIGHHTINVGLSEQPDPIQFIDDNKKGTASFKGNAVFEKWINYVDLVFKYSQKDKLTTDYATQVATFASGKAAMIQQGNWIQGDIDKVAKLNLGMLPIPIDDSGKAHIYTGPANFWIVNSKSKNAEEAKKFLAWMVTSDTGKSYITKEFKFIPALVTIPATQEDIGQLGAAVSEQAKEAGGWNWGRYPDGVIQGWGAAMQEYQGGSIDKDQLFDKFDKAVKDIVSK encoded by the coding sequence ATGAAACGCATCTCCGCAGGCATTTTGATCGCCTCGCTCCTGACGGTCGCCGCAGGCTGCGGCAATAACAACAACAACGCATCTCCGGCATCTTCGGAGGCTGCGCCCAGCTCCGCATCGTCTGCGCCGGCATCGTCCGCCGCTCCTTCCTCGGATGCGCCGAAGAAGGACGTCACGATCAAGGTGTTCCAGTTCAAGGTCGAGATAGCGGACGCGCTGAACAAAATGGCCGAGCAGTACGAGAAGGAGACGGGCGTCAAGGTCGACGTGGAAACGCACGGAGGCGGCGAAGATTACAACGCGCTGCTCAAGGCGGAGATCGCTTCGGGCTCCGAACCGGAAATTTTCAACTCCGAGGGCTATGCGGCGCTTGAGCCCTACTACGACCGGGCGACGGACCTGTCGGGCGAAGCTTGGGCCACGGATGTCGTGAACTCCGCTGCTGCGCCGGCTCGCGTTGACGGCAAGCTGCTGGGCATGCCGATGAATATCGAAGGTTACGGCATCGTCTACAACAAGGACTTGTTCGCCAAGGCAGGCATCACCGAGCTGCCGAAGACGCTGACACAACTCGAGGCCGCGGCCAAGAAGCTGCAGGACGCCGGCATCACGCCGTTTTCCACGACGAACGAGTGGTGGTCGATCGGCCATCACACGATTAACGTCGGACTCTCCGAGCAGCCGGACCCGATCCAGTTCATCGACGACAACAAGAAAGGCACCGCCTCCTTTAAAGGAAACGCCGTGTTCGAAAAGTGGATCAACTACGTCGACCTCGTCTTCAAGTATTCCCAGAAGGATAAGCTGACGACCGACTACGCGACCCAGGTCGCCACGTTCGCCAGCGGCAAAGCCGCGATGATCCAGCAAGGCAACTGGATCCAGGGCGACATCGACAAGGTGGCCAAGCTGAACCTGGGCATGCTGCCGATTCCGATCGACGACAGCGGCAAGGCGCATATCTACACCGGTCCCGCCAACTTCTGGATCGTCAACAGCAAGTCCAAAAACGCCGAAGAAGCGAAAAAATTCCTGGCGTGGATGGTCACCTCCGATACGGGCAAGAGCTACATCACCAAGGAGTTCAAGTTTATCCCTGCGCTCGTCACGATTCCCGCGACGCAGGAGGACATCGGCCAGCTCGGCGCGGCCGTATCCGAGCAGGCGAAGGAAGCGGGCGGCTGGAACTGGGGACGGTACCCGGACGGCGTCATCCAGGGCTGGGGCGCGGCGATGCAGGAGTATCAAGGCGGCTCCATCGACAAGGATCAGCTGTTCGACAAATTCGACAAGGCCGTCAAAGATATCGTGAGCAAATAA
- a CDS encoding carbohydrate ABC transporter permease, translating to MNRERSLRYRLVGIEVFAILLALLFLAPFYFVLVNSLKTLGEILVDAASLPEIYKFTNYSRVWDMIRFPTALRNSVVITAISVAGIVTISSMTAYRLVRRPTRFNNLLFLAFISSMIIPFQSVMLQLVRVTSILELRGDLLGIVVCYLGFGLALSVFLFHGFIKGVPLEIEEAAVMDGCSPYGVFWRIVFPLLKPIAVTVVILNTLWIWNDYLLPVLIIGSNKDLTTIPLAVTRFFGQYTKQWDLALAGLAMSVTPIVVLFLLLQKHIVEGITSGSVKG from the coding sequence ATGAACCGCGAACGTTCGCTGCGCTACAGGCTCGTCGGCATCGAAGTCTTCGCGATCTTGCTGGCGCTGTTGTTTCTCGCTCCGTTTTACTTCGTGCTCGTGAATTCGCTCAAGACGCTCGGCGAGATTCTCGTCGACGCCGCTTCGCTGCCGGAGATCTACAAGTTTACGAACTACTCGCGGGTATGGGACATGATCCGCTTCCCGACCGCGCTTCGCAACTCCGTCGTCATCACGGCGATCAGCGTCGCCGGCATCGTGACGATCAGCTCGATGACCGCCTACCGGCTCGTCCGCAGGCCGACGCGCTTCAACAACCTGCTGTTTCTCGCGTTCATCTCGTCGATGATTATCCCGTTCCAGTCGGTCATGCTGCAGCTCGTGCGCGTGACGAGCATTCTGGAGCTGCGCGGCGACCTGCTTGGCATCGTCGTTTGTTACCTCGGCTTCGGACTCGCGCTGTCCGTTTTTTTATTCCACGGCTTCATCAAGGGCGTGCCGCTCGAGATCGAGGAGGCCGCGGTGATGGACGGCTGCTCGCCGTACGGCGTGTTCTGGCGGATCGTCTTCCCGCTGCTCAAGCCGATCGCCGTCACGGTCGTCATTTTGAATACGCTGTGGATCTGGAACGATTATCTGCTGCCCGTGCTTATCATCGGATCGAACAAAGACCTGACGACGATTCCGCTCGCGGTCACGCGGTTTTTCGGGCAATATACCAAGCAGTGGGATCTCGCGCTCGCCGGTCTCGCCATGAGCGTCACGCCGATCGTCGTGCTTTTCCTGCTGCTTCAGAAGCACATCGTCGAAGGGATCACCTCGGGCTCGGTCAAGGGCTAG
- a CDS encoding carbohydrate ABC transporter permease — MTKRSGKSGEWLQQLVFVGPGLIAFSIIVLVPFLLGFYYSFTEWNGLDLNKAHWTGMDNLNRIFMRDDKFWAAFGFTLRFTAVTVLASNLLAFLLALMLTRALKTRNLLRTVFFVPNVIGGILLGYIWQFIFTKGFKTIGEMTGWSFFEQPWLGTAGTGFWGLVIVFVWQSAGYMMVIYIAALTGVPKDMLEAATIDGAGYWQSIRKVTLPLIMPAITVCLFLTISNAFKMFDLNLSLTKGGPGTSTQSLAYNIYAEALVNNRYGLGTAKAMLFFLAVSLIAVTQVWLTKRKEVEA; from the coding sequence ATGACCAAACGCAGCGGTAAATCCGGAGAATGGCTGCAGCAGCTCGTATTCGTGGGACCGGGCCTGATCGCGTTCTCGATCATCGTGCTCGTGCCGTTTCTGCTCGGCTTCTATTACTCGTTCACCGAGTGGAACGGCCTTGATCTGAACAAGGCGCATTGGACGGGCATGGACAATCTGAATCGCATCTTCATGCGGGACGACAAGTTCTGGGCGGCCTTCGGCTTCACGCTCCGCTTCACGGCGGTCACGGTGCTGGCGTCGAACCTGCTGGCATTCCTGCTTGCGCTGATGCTGACGCGTGCGCTCAAGACCCGCAACTTGCTGCGGACGGTCTTTTTCGTACCGAACGTGATCGGCGGCATTCTGCTGGGTTATATCTGGCAGTTCATCTTCACCAAGGGCTTCAAGACGATCGGGGAAATGACAGGCTGGTCCTTCTTCGAGCAGCCCTGGCTCGGTACGGCGGGCACCGGCTTCTGGGGACTCGTCATCGTTTTCGTCTGGCAGTCGGCGGGCTACATGATGGTCATCTATATCGCGGCGCTGACCGGCGTGCCCAAGGATATGCTCGAGGCGGCGACGATCGACGGCGCGGGCTACTGGCAGAGCATCCGCAAAGTGACGCTGCCGCTCATTATGCCGGCCATTACAGTATGCCTTTTTCTTACCATCTCCAACGCCTTCAAGATGTTCGACCTGAACCTGTCGCTCACCAAAGGCGGCCCGGGCACGTCGACGCAGTCGCTCGCCTACAACATCTATGCGGAGGCGCTGGTCAATAACCGCTACGGCCTCGGCACGGCGAAGGCGATGCTGTTCTTCCTGGCCGTCTCGCTCATCGCGGTGACGCAGGTATGGCTCACCAAGCGCAAGGAGGTGGAGGCCTGA